One genomic region from Phragmites australis chromosome 1, lpPhrAust1.1, whole genome shotgun sequence encodes:
- the LOC133920473 gene encoding golgin-84-like has product MASWLKVAEDLLEVVDRRAKIVATELSDEQSTSLPSGSNSQEVQAKKGKLREKGSLKLTTADGGNRTLAHKERKSRQPPRERIKIEKIRPSPPADSSSVDASASEPRIASTDVKEVDTEGTLEKGENATTNPKIDGSVTVVDSTVEVQQTEKKSEDTTPSVDSVAHSGNSEIAVESSSAVPDEKSDPSSSNQTAEIGPVVNLEKDSAVAVIQERNASELPNTGGTGNLHESNKENFSDSLESIENQQGQKSDSVSVKEQDQLEEAQGFLKSADKTGQSKEARLARVCAGLSSRLQEYKSENAQLEELLVQEREKSSSYEAHVKQLQQELSMSRVEGSRAESNMVDALTAKNAEIESLVKSLDSWKKQATASEEKLASLQEDMDSLKWNRELTETRVIQALREELATAERRAEEERIAHNATKMAAVEREVELEHRAVEASNALARIQRAADQSSSRAMEWEHKVAVLEVECGSLQQELQELEACNRRVQKKPSEEANQVFQMQAWQEEVERARQSQREAGTKISSLEAELQKMRVEMAGMRRDAEHYSRQEHVELEKRYRELTDLLYHKQTQLESMASEKAALEFQLEKSSRQFHEVQIEAERSRASRRAASSWEEDTDIKALEPLPLHHRHMATASQQLQKAAKLLDSGAVRATRFLWRHPVARVSLLFYQVFVHLFLMHLLHRLQDFASRGVGELANANLP; this is encoded by the exons ATGGCCTCCTGGCTCAAGGTCGCCGAAG ACTTGCTCGAAGTTGTCGACCGGAGGGCCAAGATCGTGGCTACCGAGTTGTCGGATGAGCAGTCTACCTCTCTGCCGTCAG GATCGAATAGCCAAGAAGTGCAAGCAAAGAAGGGAAAGCTGAGGGAGAAG GGTTCACTGAAGCTCACTACTGCAGATGGCGGTAACAGGACATTGGCTCATAAGGAAAGGAAGAGTAGGCAACCACCACGGGAACGGATAAAGATTGAGAAGATCAGGCCTTCACCGCCCGCAGATTCATCAAGTGTTGATGCTAGTGCTAGTGAACCTAGAATCGCTTCAACTGATGTCAAGGAAGTGGATACTGAGGGTACATTGGAGAAAGGAGAGAACGCTACCACCAATCCTAAGATTGATGGAAGTGTGACTGTTGTTGATAGTACAGTTGAAGTCCAACAGACAGAGAAGAAGTCCGAGGACACAACTCCCAGTGTGGATAGTGTTGCACATTCCGGGAATTCAGAGATTGCTGTCGAAAGCTCTTCTGCGGTTCCAGATGAGAAAAGTGATCCAAGCAGCAGTAACCAGACTGCTGAGATTGGTCCAGTGGTTAATTTGGAGAAAGACTCGGCTGTGGCTGTTATCCAGGAGAGGAATGCATCTGAATTACCCAATACAGGGGGTACTGGCAATCTGCATGAATCAAATAAAGAGAATTTTTCAGATTCACTAGAAAGCATTGAAAATCAACAGGGACAGAAATCTGATTCAGTTTCTGTGAAAGAACAAGACCAACTTGAGGAG GCTCAGGGATTCTTAAAAAGCGCTGACAAAACTGGCCAGTCAAAAGAAGCTAGGTTAGCTCGG GTTTGTGCCGGACTCTCATCCCGTCTCCAAGAGTATAAATCTGAAAATGCACAGCTGGAGGAACTTCTCGTTCAAGAG AGAGAGAAATCTAGCTCGTATGAAGCTCATGTAAAACAACTACAGCAAGAACTATCAATGTCCAGAGTAGAAGGTTCGCGGGCTGAATCTAATATGGTTGATGCTCTGACTGCAAAAAATGCTGAGATTGAATCTCTAGTTAAATCATTGGACTCTTGGAAGAAACAAGCGACAGCTTCAGAAGAAAAACTTGCATCTTTACAG GAAGACATGGATAGTCTCAAGTGGAACCGTGAACTTACTGAAACCAGGGTCATCCAG GCTTTGCGAGAGGAACTTGCTACCGCAGAGCGTAGAGCTGAAGAGGAGCGTATTGCACATAATGCCACAAAGATG GCAGCTGTTGAGAGAGAAGTAGAATTAGAGCATCGGGCTGTCGAGGCATCAAATGCTCTTGCTAGAATCCAG AGAGCTGCTGATCAAAGCTCATCTAGAGCAATGGAGTGGGAGCACAAGGTGGCTGTGCTTGAG GTTGAATGCGGATCGCTACAACAAGAACTGCAGGAGTTGGAAGCTTGTAATCGTCGTGTACAGAAAAAGCCTTCCGAAGAAGCTAATCAAGTTTTTCAg ATGCAGGCTTGGCAGGAAGAAGTTGAGCGTGCACGCCAAAGCCAAAGAGAGGCAGGAACAAAGATATCGTCCTTGGAG GCTGAGTTACAGAAGATGAGAGTTGAAATGGCTGGAATGAGAAGAGATGCAGAGCATTACTCTAGACAG GAGCATGTTGAGCTAGAGAAGAGATACCGTGAGCTAACTGACTTGTTG TACCACAAGCAAACACAATTAGAATCCATGGCTAGTGAAAAAGCTGCGCTAGAGTTCCAACTGGAGAAATCATCGAGACAATTTCATGAAGTGCAG ATTGAAGCAGAAAGGAGTAGAGCTTCTCGCAGAGCAGCATCGTCGTGGGAAGAAGATACTGATATCAAGGCATTGGA GcctcttcctctacatcatcgacACATGGCAACAGCAAGTCAGCAG TTACAAAAGGCTGCGAAGCTTCTAGATTCAGGAGCTGTCCGTGCTACTAGATTTTTGTGGCGGCATCCTGTTGCTCGAGTCAGCCTGCTATTCTAT CAGGTGTTTGTGCATTTGTTCTTGATGCACCTGCTGCACCGCCTTCAG GACTTCGCGTCGAGAGGAGTGGGGGAGCTGGCCAACGCGAACTTGCCATAG